From one Anticarsia gemmatalis isolate Benzon Research Colony breed Stoneville strain chromosome 20, ilAntGemm2 primary, whole genome shotgun sequence genomic stretch:
- the CCT6 gene encoding chaperonin containing TCP1 subunit 6 — MAAISLLNPKAELARASQALAVNISAAKGIQDVMKTNLGPKGTMKMLVSGAGDIKITKDGNVLLHEMQIQHPTASLIARASTAQDDATGDGTTSTVLLIGELLKQADIYISEGLHPRILTEGFDVARAKALEVLDSIKIPIEVKREDLLDVSRTSLKTKVHPSLAEVLTDACVDAVLTVRTPNKSVDLHMVEIMEMQHKTATETTLVKGLVLDHGTRHPDMPKRVENAYILTCNISLEYEKTEVNSGFFYKSAEDREKLVAAERDFIDQRVKKIIALKKKLCDGTDKNFVVINQKGIDPLSLDAFAKEGIMGLRRAKRRNMERLALACGGTAMNSVDDLSEDSLGFAGLVYEHILGEDKYTFVEQCKNPQSVTILIKGPNKHTLAQIKDAVRDGLRAINNAIEDKCVIPGAGAFEIKANTELLKYKDTVKGKARLGIQAYAEALLVIPKILAVNSGYDAQDTIVKLQEESRLSPDPIGLDLSTGEAIKPTDLGIIDNYVVKKQILNSCSVIASNLLLVDEIMRAGMSSLKG; from the exons ATGGCCGCAATTAGTTTGCTTAACCCTAAAGCTGAATTAGCAAGAGCATCTCAAGCTCTGGCCGTGAATATCTCTGCAGCTAAGGGAATTCAAGATGTGATGAAAACTAACCTCGGCCCCAAAGGGacaatgaaaat gttGGTTTCTGGTGCTGGCGATATCAAGATTACAAAAGACGGCAATGTATTACTTCATGAGATGCAAATTCAACACCCAACTGCATCGCTGATTGCACGCGCATCTACGGCACAGGATGATGCCACTGGTGATGGAACTACTTCTACTGTGTTGCTCATTGGAGAGCTCCTCAAACAAGCTGATATTTATATCAGTGAAG ggtTGCATCCTAGGATTCTTACAGAAGGATTTGATGTAGCTCGTGCTAAAGCCTTAGAAGTTCTGGACTCTATAAAGATTCCTATTGAAGTGAAGAGAGAGGACTTACTTGATGTTTCACGTACTTCATTGAAGACTAAG GTTCACCCCAGCTTAGCTGAAGTGTTGACCGATGCTTGTGTTGATGCTGTTCTCACCGTGCGTACACCTAACAAGTCTGTGGACTTGCACATGGTAGAGATCATGGAGATGCAGCACAAGACTGCCACTGAAACTACACTTGTCAAGG gTTTGGTTCTGGACCACGGCACTCGTCACCCTGACATGCCTAAGCGTGTGGAAAATGCCTACATCCTCACATGCAACATCTCTCTTGAGTATGAGAAGACTGAAGTAAACTCTGGCTTCTTCTACAAATCAGCTGAGGATAGAGAAAAATTGGTTGCAGCTGAAAGAGACTTCATTGACCAGAGAGTGAAGAAG ATCATTGCCCTAAAGAAGAAGTTGTGTGATGGAACCGACAAGAACTTCGTCGTTATCAATCAGAAGGGTATTGACCCTCTTTCCCTTGACGCTTTTGCCAAAGAAGGTATCATGGGTTTACGCAGAGCGAAGAGGCGTAATATGGAACGTCTGGCTTTGGCTTGCGGCGGCACTGCCATGAATTCAGTTGACGACTTGTCTGAAGACTCCCTTGGTTTCGCTGGTCTAGTGTATGAACATATTCTTGGAGAAGACAAGTATACTTTTGTTGAACAGTGCAAGAACCCTCAATCTGTTACCATACTCATCAAAGGACCAAACAAGCACACACTCGCCCAAATCAAGGACGCAGTTCGCGATGGTCTTAGAGCTATTAACAATGCCATTGAGGATAAGTGCGTGATACCCGGCGCTGGCGCCTTCGAGATCAAGGCCAACACGGAACTGTTGAAATACAAAGACACAGTAAAGGGAAAAGCTCGCCTTGGTATTCAGGCTTATGCTGAAGCTTTATTGGTTATTCCTAAAATACTAGCTGTTAACTCTGGTTATGATGCTCAAGACACGATTGTTAAATTGCAAGAAGAATCACGTCTAAGCCCTGATCCTATTGGTCTTGATTTGAGTACTGGTGAAGCTATCAAACCTACTGACTTGGGTATTATTGACAATTATGTTGTTAAGAAGCAAATCCTTAACTCATGTTCAGTAATCGCCAGCAACCTCCTTCTTGTTGACGAGATTATGAGAGCAGGCATGAGCAGTTTGAAAggataa